In Paenarthrobacter sp. GOM3, a single window of DNA contains:
- a CDS encoding low molecular weight protein-tyrosine-phosphatase: MYSTSSPYRIITVCTGNICRSPMAALMLTEALKAEGLGDHVTVDSAGTTGYEVGHPIDPRAARVLTAKHIASEDHVARKWRHEWFAERDLILALDVDHFGWLQEGAPDAGSLAKVRMLRSFDPHVAGRSSLDLGIEDPWYGGHADFDTTWTLIKDAIPGIVQHVKTAIGPQVEAESGEPQQVTSMS; the protein is encoded by the coding sequence ATGTACTCAACGTCGAGCCCATACCGCATCATCACGGTCTGCACTGGAAACATCTGCCGCTCGCCCATGGCGGCGCTCATGCTCACCGAAGCCCTCAAAGCGGAAGGGCTCGGCGACCACGTAACCGTCGATTCAGCCGGCACCACTGGTTACGAGGTCGGGCACCCCATAGACCCCCGTGCAGCCAGGGTTTTGACCGCCAAACACATCGCCTCAGAAGACCATGTCGCCCGCAAATGGCGGCACGAATGGTTCGCTGAGCGGGACCTCATCCTCGCCCTGGACGTTGATCATTTCGGGTGGCTCCAGGAAGGCGCCCCAGACGCCGGCTCGTTGGCAAAAGTCAGGATGCTGCGCAGCTTCGATCCGCACGTGGCCGGGCGCAGCTCGCTGGATCTGGGCATCGAAGACCCTTGGTATGGGGGCCACGCGGACTTCGACACCACCTGGACCCTCATCAAGGACGCCATCCCGGGGATCGTGCAACATGTCAAAACAGCCATCGGCCCCCAGGTCGAGGCCGAATCCGGCGAGCCCCAGCAGGTAACCTCTATGTCATGA
- the pabB gene encoding aminodeoxychorismate synthase component I: protein MTPAPVIIAVDGRSGAGKTTLAVELAARLRQHHKVSLFHLEDIYPGWNGLMPGIERYVATVLPPLNAGLAAEWTSWDWERHYDGGLKVTLPAEIVIVEGVGAAAEAARPMLDAVVWVESPGDDRRRRALTRDGSTYEPYWDSWAAQEDAWLDSDPAASAADVHVLNLADGSAPDDVLQALMYLPSLAAILAPELSARRGLQLRSERLDSRPDAAQLFESLYGQSANAVWLDSSNASSVAGTAQAAARSRFSILADDGGTYGQLATHRSGATQVTAGSATVTTSGTFFRWLDSVWGRRAVRAPRGYDGQFTLGWLGYLGYELKRETGGSDVQSETPDAALLFAGRAIVLDHREKTAWLLALDAPDADAWFHEARTAVGAAAVPAGTAVGASSGIVPEFVSRDSATDYKRKIAASQHEISEGNTYEVCLTTTLEAPAGDLDPWIAYLNLRRRNPAPFASYLRFGELVVASTSPERFLRILSDGGMRAEPIKGTRGRSANPAEDAALQHDLETSLKDRAENIMIVDLLRNDLSHFAIPGSVTVSRLCAIESYATVHQMVSTVDAHLNPGAPRAEAVAAAFPAGSMTGAPKISTMDILDHLESGPRGIYSGAIGYFSLNAATDLAVVIRTLVVNPSGAGGRTLSLGVGGAITADSVADDEYEEIRTKAYGVLSTLGAEFPG, encoded by the coding sequence ATGACCCCTGCACCCGTGATCATCGCTGTTGACGGCAGGTCCGGCGCAGGAAAAACCACACTGGCTGTCGAATTGGCGGCCCGGTTGCGGCAGCACCACAAAGTCTCACTGTTCCATCTGGAAGACATCTACCCCGGCTGGAACGGCCTCATGCCGGGCATCGAACGTTACGTGGCCACGGTCCTCCCGCCGCTGAATGCCGGCCTCGCCGCCGAATGGACAAGTTGGGATTGGGAACGCCATTACGACGGCGGCCTGAAAGTCACCCTGCCTGCCGAGATCGTGATCGTGGAAGGCGTGGGTGCCGCTGCTGAGGCTGCCCGTCCGATGCTGGACGCCGTGGTGTGGGTCGAGTCCCCCGGTGACGACCGCCGTCGTCGGGCCTTGACGCGGGACGGAAGTACCTACGAACCGTACTGGGACAGCTGGGCTGCGCAGGAAGACGCCTGGCTGGACTCGGACCCGGCGGCCAGCGCCGCGGACGTCCACGTCCTCAACCTCGCCGATGGCAGCGCACCTGACGACGTGCTGCAGGCCCTCATGTATCTGCCATCCCTGGCGGCAATCCTCGCGCCGGAACTCAGTGCCCGCCGCGGACTCCAGTTGCGCTCCGAGCGGCTGGACAGCAGGCCTGACGCAGCTCAGCTCTTCGAGTCCCTCTACGGCCAGTCCGCAAACGCCGTCTGGCTTGATTCCTCCAACGCGTCGTCCGTTGCAGGGACGGCACAGGCCGCGGCGCGCAGCCGCTTCAGCATCTTGGCGGACGACGGCGGCACTTACGGCCAGCTGGCAACCCACCGCTCCGGGGCCACCCAAGTAACAGCAGGCTCCGCCACGGTGACCACATCCGGTACGTTCTTCCGCTGGCTCGACTCCGTGTGGGGCCGCCGGGCCGTCCGCGCACCCCGCGGCTACGACGGCCAGTTCACGCTCGGCTGGCTCGGATACCTTGGGTACGAGCTCAAACGCGAAACCGGCGGCAGCGACGTCCAGTCCGAAACCCCTGACGCCGCGCTCCTCTTCGCTGGACGGGCCATCGTCCTCGATCACCGCGAAAAAACCGCGTGGCTTCTCGCGCTGGATGCGCCCGACGCCGACGCATGGTTCCACGAAGCACGCACCGCAGTCGGGGCTGCTGCTGTCCCGGCGGGCACCGCCGTCGGCGCCTCATCGGGGATCGTCCCCGAATTCGTCAGCCGCGACTCCGCGACCGACTACAAGCGGAAAATCGCGGCCTCCCAACACGAAATCTCAGAAGGCAACACCTACGAGGTGTGCCTGACGACCACCCTCGAAGCCCCCGCTGGCGACCTCGACCCTTGGATTGCGTACCTTAACCTTCGACGCCGGAACCCGGCACCATTTGCCAGTTACCTGCGGTTCGGCGAACTGGTGGTCGCAAGCACGTCGCCCGAACGGTTCCTTCGTATCCTGTCCGACGGCGGCATGCGCGCCGAACCGATCAAGGGCACGCGCGGACGCAGTGCCAACCCCGCTGAAGACGCAGCGTTGCAGCATGACCTGGAGACCTCGCTGAAGGACCGCGCGGAGAACATCATGATCGTGGACCTGCTGCGCAACGACCTCAGCCACTTCGCCATCCCGGGTTCGGTCACTGTAAGCCGGTTGTGCGCGATCGAAAGCTACGCCACGGTCCACCAAATGGTGAGCACGGTGGATGCCCACCTCAATCCGGGTGCTCCCCGGGCCGAAGCGGTAGCGGCCGCTTTCCCTGCGGGGTCCATGACGGGCGCGCCCAAAATCAGCACCATGGACATCCTCGACCACCTCGAATCGGGGCCTCGGGGGATCTACTCGGGAGCTATCGGCTACTTCTCGCTGAACGCTGCGACAGACCTCGCCGTGGTCATCCGAACACTGGTGGTAAACCCTTCCGGTGCAGGCGGGAGGACCCTGAGCCTGGGCGTGGGCGGGGCCATCACGGCGGATTCGGTGGCCGACGACGAGTACGAGGAAATCCGGACCAAGGCGTACGGCGTATTGTCCACGCTTGGCGCGGAGTTCCCTGGCTAA
- the cls gene encoding cardiolipin synthase, protein MRIVLLGVIPGNRRPTTAMAWLLAVFLIPSVGFVLFLLFGNFKLSKRRREQQEEVNRRVRAVTSDLSDPVSVYSGPEWVKSAGELNHRLGSLPMVDGNKVELIPGYEESIKAMAEAVRGANRYVNAEFYIMSSDSVTDELLTELEKAAERGVTVRLLFDHIGTLRVKGYRRLIRRLKAGKIQWRRMLPLLPIHGQWRRPDLRNHRKIMVIDGIVAFTGSQNLIEPSYNNPKHRKVGRKWVELMSRLEGPIVATLNVVFATDWLSETDESLEDQLRLPSQPSPGKVTAQVVPSGPGFATENNLRLFNTLIYSAQHRISICSPYFVPDDSLLYAITTAAQRGVDVELFVSEKGDQFLVHHAQRSYYEALLGAGVRIYLYRAPYVLHAKHFTIDDEVAVLGSSNMDMRSFSLNMEVSVMLLGAETVNLMRAVESTYREVSRELMLEDWVDRPPLAKYVDNVARLTATLQ, encoded by the coding sequence ATGCGCATTGTGCTGCTTGGCGTCATTCCCGGCAATCGTCGTCCCACCACGGCCATGGCATGGCTTCTGGCTGTGTTCCTCATCCCATCTGTCGGCTTTGTCCTGTTCCTTCTCTTCGGAAACTTCAAGCTGTCAAAGCGCAGGCGGGAGCAGCAGGAAGAAGTTAACCGCCGGGTCCGCGCCGTAACCTCCGATCTCTCCGATCCCGTGAGCGTCTACTCAGGCCCCGAATGGGTGAAATCGGCAGGCGAACTCAACCATCGGCTCGGATCATTGCCCATGGTTGACGGCAACAAGGTAGAGCTCATTCCTGGCTACGAAGAGTCCATCAAGGCCATGGCCGAGGCAGTCAGGGGCGCCAACCGGTACGTCAACGCAGAGTTCTACATCATGAGCAGCGACTCCGTTACGGACGAGTTGCTGACGGAGTTGGAAAAAGCCGCTGAACGTGGCGTCACTGTCAGGCTGCTTTTCGATCACATCGGCACACTCCGGGTTAAGGGCTACCGCCGGTTGATACGCAGGCTCAAGGCAGGAAAGATCCAGTGGCGGCGGATGCTTCCCCTGCTTCCGATCCATGGCCAGTGGCGGCGCCCGGACCTCCGGAACCACCGCAAAATCATGGTGATTGACGGCATCGTTGCCTTCACGGGCTCGCAGAACCTGATCGAACCGTCGTACAACAACCCCAAGCACCGCAAGGTGGGCCGCAAATGGGTTGAGCTCATGTCCCGTCTCGAAGGTCCGATCGTGGCAACCCTCAACGTGGTGTTCGCGACAGACTGGCTCAGCGAGACAGACGAATCCCTGGAAGACCAGCTCCGGCTGCCTTCCCAGCCTTCTCCGGGCAAGGTCACGGCACAGGTGGTTCCGAGCGGTCCAGGTTTTGCGACAGAGAACAACCTCCGCCTGTTCAACACCCTGATCTATTCCGCGCAGCACAGGATCTCCATCTGCAGCCCCTATTTCGTTCCGGACGACTCGCTGCTCTACGCCATCACCACTGCGGCACAGCGGGGCGTGGACGTGGAGCTATTCGTCTCCGAGAAGGGCGACCAGTTCCTGGTCCACCACGCGCAACGCTCCTATTACGAGGCCCTCCTGGGTGCCGGGGTACGCATTTACCTGTACCGTGCACCGTACGTCCTCCACGCCAAGCACTTCACCATTGACGACGAAGTGGCAGTTCTTGGTTCCAGCAACATGGACATGCGCTCCTTCTCCCTGAACATGGAGGTTTCGGTGATGCTGTTGGGCGCCGAAACCGTGAACCTCATGCGCGCAGTGGAGTCCACGTACCGCGAGGTGTCCCGTGAGCTTATGTTGGAAGACTGGGTTGATAGGCCCCCGCTGGCCAAGTATGTGGATAACGTGGCCCGATTGACGGCCACGCTGCAGTAG
- a CDS encoding aminodeoxychorismate lyase yields MTSPAPTVLVFLDPAFENGRLADSSQPQLMATDLGATRGDGVFESLLAVQGRPRKVQAHLNRLGGSAAALDLALPEQDAWRRAIDTAITEFRHLHPAATPEEDEVVVKLIVTRGVEGAANPTCWVQASPSPAGSRRQRETGIDVVLLDRGFDTEAGERAPWLLLGAKTLSYAVNMAALRYAHKQGADDAIFTSTDGRVLEGPTSTVLLAHLEEVDDGEGSVKTVRRLITPQHDSGILPGTSQGALFAAAKAAGWELGYGPLVPQDLFDADAVWLISSIRLIAPVNHINGKEIGTPAVRKQLTAELNELFAGIE; encoded by the coding sequence ATGACTTCACCTGCCCCCACGGTCCTGGTTTTCCTGGATCCCGCGTTCGAAAACGGCCGTCTTGCCGATTCCAGCCAACCCCAGCTCATGGCAACGGATCTGGGTGCCACACGTGGCGATGGAGTGTTCGAATCGCTGTTGGCGGTCCAAGGACGCCCCCGCAAGGTGCAGGCACACCTGAACCGTTTGGGTGGTTCCGCTGCCGCACTCGATCTGGCACTCCCGGAGCAGGACGCCTGGCGCAGGGCAATCGACACCGCCATTACCGAGTTCCGCCACCTCCACCCGGCCGCGACGCCGGAGGAGGATGAGGTGGTCGTGAAGCTGATCGTGACCCGCGGCGTTGAAGGCGCGGCAAACCCCACTTGTTGGGTACAGGCTTCGCCGTCCCCCGCGGGCAGTCGCCGGCAGCGCGAGACGGGCATCGACGTCGTCCTTCTGGACCGCGGCTTCGACACGGAAGCCGGCGAGCGGGCACCCTGGCTGCTGCTTGGCGCCAAGACGCTTTCCTATGCGGTCAACATGGCGGCGCTTCGCTACGCGCACAAGCAGGGCGCTGACGACGCCATCTTCACCTCCACGGACGGCCGCGTCCTGGAAGGTCCGACGTCCACCGTGTTGCTGGCGCACCTTGAAGAGGTCGACGACGGCGAAGGTTCGGTCAAGACCGTACGACGCCTCATCACGCCCCAACACGACAGCGGAATTCTGCCCGGAACATCCCAAGGCGCCCTCTTTGCTGCAGCTAAAGCCGCAGGTTGGGAACTTGGCTACGGGCCCCTCGTCCCACAGGACCTGTTCGACGCCGACGCTGTCTGGCTTATCTCGAGCATCCGCTTGATCGCTCCCGTGAACCACATCAACGGCAAGGAAATCGGCACGCCAGCGGTACGGAAGCAGCTCACAGCCGAGTTGAACGAGCTGTTCGCGGGAATCGAATAA
- a CDS encoding amino acid permease translates to MGLSSPTEAEASATKAQTQTDAPSTGLRRSMEARHLVMIAMGGVIGSGLFVSSGYTIATAGPLGAVLAFLIGAVVVYLVMACLGELAVAFPVSGAFHIYAARTIGPATGFATAWLYWLCWAVALGSEFTAAGLLMQRWFPGVDVWIWCFVFATVLFTLNAISSRVFGESEFWFALIKVAAVVGLIILGGAALAGFHPLATGGFPSFGENFATPDGLFPNGFTGVFVTCLAVFYAFSGSELIGVAAGETANPGANIPKAMRTTVIRLMIFFVGAIVVIAATIPYEQVSVDESPFVTVFSMLGIPFAADIMNFVIITALLSAGNCGLFSCARMLFSLADEGHAPKAFKKLTKRGIPMIALCVSMLGGLASLISSVVAPATVYLVLVSVAGFATVGVWMSIVASHFIYRRTFMKNGGDVSTLPYKAPLFPLVPILAFTLCVVSLIGIAFDPNQVAALLFGVPFVGACYAFFYFKYGRRRSLKKVAGA, encoded by the coding sequence ATGGGACTCAGCTCCCCCACAGAAGCCGAAGCATCGGCAACCAAGGCGCAGACCCAGACTGACGCCCCGTCAACAGGTCTTCGCCGGTCCATGGAGGCCCGGCACCTGGTGATGATCGCCATGGGTGGCGTCATCGGCTCTGGCCTGTTCGTCAGTTCCGGTTACACGATCGCCACCGCAGGCCCCTTGGGCGCGGTCCTGGCCTTCCTCATCGGCGCTGTCGTGGTTTACCTGGTGATGGCCTGCCTCGGAGAACTCGCCGTAGCGTTCCCCGTTTCAGGCGCTTTCCACATCTACGCGGCCCGGACCATCGGCCCTGCAACAGGCTTCGCCACCGCCTGGCTGTACTGGCTCTGCTGGGCAGTGGCCTTGGGCTCGGAATTCACGGCCGCCGGCCTACTCATGCAGCGCTGGTTCCCCGGTGTCGATGTATGGATCTGGTGCTTCGTCTTCGCAACAGTCCTCTTCACACTGAATGCCATCTCATCGCGTGTCTTTGGTGAATCAGAGTTTTGGTTCGCGCTCATCAAGGTCGCCGCCGTCGTCGGCCTCATCATCCTGGGCGGCGCTGCGCTGGCGGGCTTCCACCCCCTCGCCACAGGCGGCTTCCCTTCGTTCGGGGAGAACTTCGCGACTCCCGACGGCCTGTTCCCGAATGGCTTCACGGGTGTGTTCGTTACGTGCCTGGCTGTTTTCTACGCGTTCTCCGGCTCCGAACTCATCGGCGTCGCAGCAGGCGAAACCGCCAACCCGGGGGCGAACATCCCCAAAGCGATGCGTACCACGGTCATCCGGCTCATGATCTTCTTCGTCGGCGCGATCGTGGTCATCGCGGCCACCATCCCCTACGAGCAAGTCAGCGTGGACGAGAGCCCGTTCGTCACCGTCTTCTCCATGCTGGGCATCCCCTTCGCCGCGGACATCATGAACTTCGTGATCATCACCGCCCTGCTTTCGGCCGGCAACTGCGGACTCTTCTCCTGCGCCCGCATGCTGTTCTCGTTGGCAGACGAAGGCCACGCACCCAAGGCCTTCAAGAAGCTGACCAAACGCGGCATCCCCATGATCGCCCTGTGCGTCAGCATGCTCGGTGGCCTGGCTTCGCTGATCAGCAGTGTTGTGGCGCCGGCAACGGTCTACTTGGTGCTGGTGTCTGTGGCCGGTTTCGCGACGGTGGGCGTCTGGATGTCGATTGTCGCTTCACACTTCATCTACCGCCGAACCTTCATGAAGAACGGAGGTGACGTCTCGACGCTCCCCTACAAGGCCCCGCTCTTCCCCCTGGTCCCGATCCTGGCCTTCACCTTGTGCGTGGTGTCGCTGATAGGCATCGCCTTTGATCCCAACCAGGTCGCAGCGCTCTTGTTCGGCGTACCGTTCGTTGGAGCCTGCTACGCATTCTTCTACTTCAAGTACGGACGACGGCGGTCGCTCAAGAAGGTTGCCGGCGCTTAG
- a CDS encoding carboxymuconolactone decarboxylase family protein, translating to MPEQETKPRLAGYLDKQQPDLYATLSHYSQQLVEEADRLGVPRRTLELINYLSSQINGCAFCLDLHHRRALKYGETEQRLSLVAVYREVQLFEPAEVIAMEVAEQITRMSTSRPNPELFERARQHYSDEQISVLCMAAIGINAFNRLSILSEHPVRVAKK from the coding sequence ATGCCCGAACAGGAAACGAAACCACGTCTTGCCGGCTATCTGGATAAGCAGCAGCCCGACCTTTATGCCACGCTCAGCCACTATTCCCAACAGCTCGTCGAAGAAGCTGACCGGCTAGGTGTTCCGCGGCGAACCCTCGAGCTCATAAATTACTTATCCTCGCAAATCAACGGCTGTGCATTTTGCCTGGATCTTCACCACCGGCGGGCATTGAAGTACGGCGAAACAGAGCAGAGGCTTTCCTTGGTGGCCGTATACCGGGAGGTTCAATTGTTCGAGCCCGCTGAAGTGATAGCCATGGAGGTGGCCGAACAGATCACGCGAATGAGCACATCGCGCCCCAACCCTGAACTTTTCGAACGGGCGCGACAGCATTACAGCGACGAACAGATCAGCGTCCTCTGCATGGCAGCGATCGGGATCAATGCCTTCAACCGGCTCTCCATTCTGAGCGAACACCCCGTACGCGTGGCCAAGAAGTAG
- a CDS encoding PLP-dependent cysteine synthase family protein, whose protein sequence is MVNTAIRKHGAHSAEPTPDVLDASVLDKVGNTPLVKLDAMGRGLGSAIHIKLESENPGGSIKDRTALSMVRAAERSGELKPGATIVESTSGNTGIGLALIGHLTGHPVVVVTGDTISQEKLAALHNYGARVILTDWNAPSESPENARAVAARITAETPGAWRPMQFDNPANPAAHYENTGPEIWEQTGGLITHFVASIGTGGTISGNGRFLKEQVAASRPGGHLEVVGADPYGSAYSGGHPGEILVDGVGNSWPEPEWPKAFNRGIVDRFLRIPNDEVYTTVHRLLDEEGLALGPSSGLAVAAALRVARAAPHGSVVVAIAPDAGTNYLSKAFNPVWLAEHGIRLAADVPEARNPRE, encoded by the coding sequence ATGGTGAACACCGCTATCCGCAAACACGGCGCCCACTCAGCCGAGCCGACGCCGGACGTGCTGGATGCCTCAGTCCTGGACAAGGTGGGGAACACCCCACTGGTGAAACTCGACGCCATGGGCCGTGGGTTGGGCAGCGCCATCCACATCAAACTCGAATCCGAGAACCCCGGGGGCTCCATTAAGGACCGCACCGCCTTGAGTATGGTCCGTGCCGCTGAACGCTCAGGGGAGTTGAAACCGGGCGCCACCATCGTGGAGAGCACCTCCGGAAACACGGGGATCGGACTGGCCCTGATCGGGCACCTCACCGGCCACCCGGTTGTTGTGGTCACCGGCGACACCATCTCGCAGGAGAAGCTCGCCGCACTGCACAACTACGGCGCACGCGTGATCCTCACGGACTGGAACGCGCCCTCGGAATCGCCGGAGAATGCCCGTGCCGTGGCTGCCCGCATCACCGCGGAGACGCCCGGCGCCTGGCGGCCGATGCAGTTCGACAACCCAGCCAATCCCGCCGCGCATTACGAGAATACCGGCCCTGAAATCTGGGAACAGACAGGCGGCTTGATCACACATTTCGTGGCAAGCATCGGCACTGGCGGGACCATCAGTGGCAACGGGCGGTTCCTGAAAGAGCAAGTGGCAGCTTCACGGCCGGGCGGTCATCTGGAAGTGGTGGGCGCAGACCCCTATGGATCCGCGTACAGTGGCGGCCACCCCGGCGAAATCCTGGTGGATGGCGTGGGGAACTCGTGGCCCGAACCCGAGTGGCCCAAGGCTTTCAACCGCGGGATCGTGGACCGTTTCCTCCGGATACCCAACGACGAGGTCTACACCACGGTGCACCGGCTCCTGGACGAGGAGGGTCTCGCCTTGGGCCCGTCGTCCGGGCTTGCAGTGGCTGCAGCCCTCCGGGTGGCCCGCGCAGCGCCGCACGGTTCGGTGGTGGTTGCCATAGCCCCCGACGCCGGCACCAACTACCTGAGCAAAGCCTTCAACCCGGTGTGGCTGGCAGAGCACGGCATCCGCCTGGCTGCCGACGTTCCCGAAGCCCGCAACCCCCGAGAGTAG
- a CDS encoding aromatic amino acid ammonia-lyase — MASDDPRTLVIGTAPIRAERVALAASDASFHVKLNHDALTLLGRSREILEEAASSGQRVYGLNTLLGSGRDTVVEDKSILSYQVQVVRYHNSGVGPYLDRTAARAVILARLVGFSRGGSGVRPDTARFYAELLNRGVHPAIPAEGSVGSSDLTQLAAVAAVALGEGEAFDADGTLVPGAKALADAGLQPLTLAAGEALSLVSANSYSVGVGALILLRLRHVAELADVALSLSLEAIARYDGGGNLSPFSPAIQAAKAVDGQRDSAAAVRRLLGGGWLEDVRPGVSVQDALSFRAAPQTHGAFRSLVSDLGKALEVELNGRGDNPLVDVGSGLVVSGGNFQPTQLALSFEVLRLALAHVGISSERRIAKLYPPQRAIRAKHLAAATDESGLAHEELPGLLWYSAAGLLAELKFLAAPATLGAPTLSADVEDHSTLAPLALQQLEKSLEAAEKLLAIEALTASYLLLEAGAAQPLGKGTGAVVGRLADVLADRPSAPDLVERARSGLREAVQQLIESEGGE, encoded by the coding sequence ATGGCTTCCGATGATCCAAGAACCCTGGTGATAGGAACGGCCCCAATACGGGCGGAACGCGTGGCTCTGGCGGCCAGCGATGCCTCGTTTCACGTGAAACTCAACCATGATGCGTTGACTTTGCTTGGACGCTCCCGCGAGATCCTGGAGGAAGCTGCCTCTTCCGGCCAGAGAGTCTACGGACTCAACACGCTGCTGGGATCCGGTCGGGACACCGTTGTGGAGGACAAGTCGATCCTCAGTTACCAGGTGCAGGTTGTCCGGTACCACAACAGTGGTGTGGGCCCTTATCTGGACCGCACCGCCGCCCGTGCCGTCATCCTGGCCCGGCTCGTCGGATTCAGCCGTGGTGGCTCCGGAGTTCGTCCCGACACGGCCCGCTTCTATGCCGAACTCCTGAATCGCGGCGTCCACCCCGCTATCCCGGCCGAAGGCTCAGTGGGCTCATCGGACCTCACCCAACTCGCCGCCGTCGCTGCTGTCGCCCTTGGCGAAGGTGAAGCGTTCGATGCCGACGGCACCTTGGTTCCGGGGGCCAAAGCGCTCGCCGACGCCGGGCTGCAGCCCCTCACCCTCGCAGCCGGCGAGGCCCTGTCACTGGTGAGCGCCAACTCCTACTCCGTGGGCGTCGGCGCCCTGATCCTCCTGCGGTTGCGGCACGTAGCCGAACTTGCCGACGTCGCGCTTTCCCTATCGCTTGAGGCAATCGCAAGGTACGACGGCGGTGGGAACCTCAGCCCGTTTTCGCCGGCGATCCAGGCAGCCAAGGCGGTGGACGGCCAGCGGGACTCGGCCGCTGCTGTTCGACGCCTTTTGGGCGGCGGCTGGCTGGAAGATGTTCGGCCTGGGGTTTCGGTTCAGGACGCCCTCTCCTTCCGCGCCGCGCCTCAGACGCACGGGGCATTCCGGTCCCTGGTTTCAGACCTGGGCAAGGCGCTGGAGGTGGAACTGAACGGTCGCGGTGACAACCCGCTGGTGGACGTCGGGTCCGGGCTGGTGGTGTCCGGCGGGAATTTCCAGCCCACGCAGTTGGCGCTGTCCTTCGAAGTGTTGCGGCTCGCTTTGGCCCATGTGGGCATTTCCAGCGAGCGGCGCATCGCCAAGTTGTACCCGCCGCAACGCGCCATCCGGGCCAAGCACCTCGCCGCAGCCACCGACGAGTCGGGCCTTGCACATGAAGAACTGCCGGGACTGCTGTGGTACTCCGCCGCGGGGCTCCTGGCTGAACTCAAATTCCTGGCAGCGCCGGCGACCCTTGGAGCACCAACCCTGTCCGCCGACGTCGAAGACCACTCCACCCTGGCCCCGCTCGCGTTGCAGCAACTTGAAAAGTCGCTGGAGGCCGCGGAGAAGCTGTTGGCGATTGAGGCCCTCACTGCGTCCTACTTGCTACTCGAAGCGGGGGCCGCGCAGCCACTCGGGAAGGGGACGGGCGCCGTCGTCGGACGTTTGGCCGATGTCCTCGCGGACCGGCCGTCCGCGCCGGATTTGGTGGAGAGGGCGCGGTCTGGGCTGCGCGAGGCCGTGCAACAACTTATCGAGTCCGAAGGAGGGGAATGA